A window from Citrobacter amalonaticus encodes these proteins:
- a CDS encoding histidine biosynthesis protein produces MFKGDMNKKRAKALQKVKDAIALHGGQTILSTGITGDDARLAKAVCEAGVKLLEPNHPALALARGHKGVSNMHAAEQIRHEITNGQMAEAVHGVRNVVPDDIFITVGIAGGFTETLPVPLSETEILEIARAGADGLHTHKSDWDDLQDIVNLAHQYGLTVDAYIGHPDDLHTFGIPARTPEEVASVAKRMQEIGVDMIGLMTGMSYEGVAAGDIPQMIKDRLRALVGAVDVPTLAEGGINLANAKAFKDTGVNILVVGTAIDNMVCNAAKEAVTPFIAHA; encoded by the coding sequence ATGTTTAAAGGCGATATGAATAAAAAACGCGCCAAAGCGTTACAGAAAGTGAAAGATGCCATCGCGCTGCACGGCGGGCAAACTATCCTCAGCACGGGGATCACCGGCGACGATGCGCGCCTGGCAAAAGCGGTCTGTGAGGCAGGCGTGAAACTGCTCGAACCGAACCATCCTGCGCTGGCGCTGGCGCGCGGACACAAAGGGGTGAGTAACATGCACGCGGCGGAGCAAATCCGCCACGAAATCACCAACGGTCAGATGGCAGAAGCCGTGCACGGCGTGCGTAATGTGGTCCCGGACGACATCTTCATCACCGTGGGCATTGCGGGCGGGTTTACCGAAACGCTGCCCGTCCCGCTCAGCGAAACAGAGATTCTGGAGATTGCCCGCGCCGGAGCTGACGGTTTACATACCCATAAATCAGACTGGGACGACCTGCAGGACATCGTCAACCTCGCCCATCAGTATGGCCTGACCGTGGATGCCTACATTGGTCATCCGGATGATTTGCATACCTTCGGTATTCCGGCACGCACCCCGGAAGAGGTCGCCAGCGTAGCGAAACGTATGCAGGAGATTGGCGTCGATATGATCGGCCTGATGACCGGCATGAGCTATGAAGGCGTGGCGGCAGGCGATATCCCGCAGATGATTAAAGACCGTCTTCGGGCGCTGGTTGGCGCGGTGGACGTCCCGACGCTGGCGGAAGGAGGCATTAACCTCGCCAATGCCAAAGCGTTTAAGGACACCGGGGTTAATATCCTGGTCGTCGGTACGGCAATCGACAATATGGTCTGCAATGCCGCCAAAGAGGCCGTGACCCCGTTTATCGCTCATGCCTAA
- a CDS encoding RtcB family protein: MTHHDYALLTSQNAAPVKMWTHGVPVEPEARQQLLNTAKMPFIFKHLAVMPDVHLGKGSTIGSVIPTKGAIIPAAVGVDIGCGMIAVRTSLLAGDLPDNLSGLRSAIEQAVPHGRTNTRSRRDKGAWDTPPEEVSTHWGTLAPRFTRLTDKYPSLLKTNNYKHLGTLGTGNHFIEVCLDEQQRVWVMLHSGSRGVGNAIGNVFITLAQQDMQQHIANLPDRNLAYFQEGSRHYNDYIEAVEWAQDFARQNREVMMSRVLAALSRSVSKPFITQQEAVNCHHNYVQKERHFGEEVLVTRKGAVSAQKGQMGIIPGSMGAKSFIVRGLGNEESFCSCSHGAGRTMSRTAAKKRFTVADQIRATAHVECRKDSEVIDEIPLAYKDIDAVMAAQSSLVEIVHTLRQVVCVKG, translated from the coding sequence ATGACACATCACGACTATGCGCTGTTGACGTCGCAGAACGCGGCGCCGGTGAAAATGTGGACGCACGGCGTCCCGGTGGAACCCGAGGCACGCCAGCAACTGCTGAACACGGCGAAGATGCCATTTATTTTTAAACACCTGGCGGTCATGCCGGATGTGCATCTGGGGAAAGGGTCAACGATTGGCAGCGTGATCCCGACCAAAGGAGCGATTATTCCGGCAGCAGTGGGGGTGGACATCGGCTGTGGGATGATTGCGGTACGTACCTCGCTGCTGGCTGGCGATCTGCCGGATAACCTCAGCGGGTTGCGGAGCGCGATTGAGCAGGCCGTTCCCCACGGGCGAACCAATACGCGATCCCGTCGCGATAAAGGGGCGTGGGACACGCCGCCAGAGGAGGTGAGTACTCACTGGGGGACATTGGCACCGCGCTTTACGCGCCTGACTGACAAGTATCCCTCGCTGCTGAAAACCAATAACTATAAGCATCTCGGAACGTTGGGAACCGGTAATCACTTCATTGAAGTGTGTCTGGATGAGCAGCAGCGCGTCTGGGTGATGTTGCACAGTGGTTCGCGTGGTGTGGGGAATGCCATCGGCAACGTCTTTATCACGCTGGCGCAGCAGGATATGCAACAACATATCGCGAATTTGCCTGACCGAAACCTGGCGTATTTCCAGGAAGGGAGTCGGCACTACAACGACTACATTGAAGCGGTGGAATGGGCGCAGGATTTTGCCCGACAAAACCGGGAGGTCATGATGTCCCGCGTGCTGGCCGCGCTGTCGCGTAGCGTGAGTAAACCGTTTATCACGCAACAAGAAGCAGTGAATTGCCACCATAACTACGTGCAAAAAGAGCGTCATTTTGGTGAAGAGGTGCTGGTAACGCGTAAAGGTGCCGTTTCCGCACAAAAAGGCCAGATGGGGATCATCCCCGGATCGATGGGGGCGAAAAGTTTCATTGTGCGCGGGTTGGGAAATGAAGAGAGCTTTTGTTCATGCAGTCATGGTGCGGGAAGAACCATGAGCCGAACGGCGGCTAAAAAACGCTTTACCGTAGCGGATCAGATCCGCGCGACGGCCCACGTTGAATGCCGTAAAGACAGCGAGGTGATTGATGAAATTCCGCTGGCCTACAAAGACATTGATGCCGTGATGGCGGCGCAGTCTTCGCTGGTGGAGATCGTGCATACGTTGCGGCAGGTGGTATGTGTAAAAGGATAA
- the lysC gene encoding lysine-sensitive aspartokinase 3: MTEIVVSKFGGTSVADFDAMNRSADVVLSDANVRVVVLSASAGITNLLVALAEGLEPQARFEKLDAIRKIQFDILERLRYPNVIREEIERLLENITTLAEATSLATSPALTDELVSHGELMSTLLFVEILRERNVQAQWFDVRKVMRTNDRFGRAEPDVAALAELATLQLTPRLSEGLVITQGFIGSEGKGRTTTLGRGGSDYTAALLAEALHAARVDIWTDVPGIYTTDPRVVPAAQRIDEIAFEEAAEMATFGAKVLHPATLLPAVRSDIPVFVGSSKDPKAGGTLVCNKTQNPPLFRALALRRKQTLLTLHSLNMLHSRGFLAEVFGILARHNISVDLITTSEVSVALTLDTTGSTSTGDTLLTQSLLMELSALCRVEVEEGLALVALIGNDLSKACGVGKEVFGVLEPFNIRMICYGASSHNLCFLVPGTEAEQVVQKLHHNLFE; the protein is encoded by the coding sequence ATGACAGAAATCGTTGTTTCCAAATTTGGCGGTACCAGCGTCGCTGATTTTGATGCCATGAACCGCAGCGCCGACGTGGTGCTTTCCGATGCAAACGTGCGCGTAGTGGTGCTCTCAGCTTCTGCTGGCATCACCAATCTGCTGGTGGCGCTGGCAGAAGGACTGGAACCACAGGCTCGCTTTGAGAAGCTCGACGCCATCCGCAAAATTCAGTTCGATATCCTGGAGCGTCTGCGTTATCCCAACGTCATTCGTGAAGAGATTGAACGCCTGCTGGAAAATATCACCACGCTGGCGGAAGCGACCTCATTAGCCACCTCCCCGGCACTGACGGATGAACTGGTCAGCCACGGCGAACTGATGTCCACCCTGCTGTTTGTTGAGATCCTGCGTGAGCGTAACGTTCAGGCGCAGTGGTTTGATGTGCGTAAAGTGATGCGAACCAACGATCGCTTTGGCCGTGCCGAACCTGACGTAGCGGCGCTGGCGGAGCTGGCGACATTGCAACTGACCCCGCGTCTGAGCGAAGGGCTGGTGATCACGCAAGGGTTCATCGGCAGCGAAGGCAAAGGGCGTACCACCACACTCGGACGCGGCGGCAGCGACTACACAGCCGCCCTGTTGGCCGAAGCGCTGCATGCGGCGCGTGTCGATATCTGGACGGATGTTCCGGGCATCTATACCACCGATCCTCGCGTGGTGCCTGCCGCCCAGCGTATCGATGAAATCGCCTTTGAAGAGGCGGCGGAAATGGCCACCTTCGGCGCGAAAGTGCTGCATCCGGCCACCCTGCTGCCGGCGGTGCGCAGCGATATCCCGGTCTTCGTTGGATCCAGTAAAGATCCGAAAGCAGGCGGCACGCTGGTTTGTAACAAAACGCAGAATCCACCGCTGTTCCGCGCGCTGGCACTGCGTCGTAAGCAGACGCTGCTGACCCTGCACAGCCTGAATATGCTGCACTCGCGCGGTTTCCTGGCTGAAGTGTTCGGCATTCTGGCGCGCCATAATATCTCCGTAGATTTGATCACCACCTCTGAAGTGAGCGTGGCGCTGACGCTGGACACCACCGGTTCCACCTCCACCGGCGATACGCTGCTGACGCAGTCGCTGCTAATGGAACTGTCGGCCTTGTGTCGGGTGGAAGTGGAAGAAGGTCTCGCGCTGGTCGCGTTGATTGGTAACGATCTGTCGAAAGCCTGCGGTGTCGGCAAAGAGGTGTTCGGCGTACTGGAACCGTTCAATATCCGCATGATTTGCTATGGCGCTTCCAGCCATAACCTCTGTTTCCTGGTGCCTGGCACCGAAGCAGAACAGGTGGTACAGAAACTGCACCATAATTTGTTTGAGTGA
- the panS gene encoding ketopantoate/pantoate/pantothenate transporter PanS: MLATLTRLFPLWALLLSAIAYYTPSTFTPVGPWVATLLMLIMFGMGVHLKVDDFKRVLSRPAPVAAGIFLHYLVMPLAAWVLAMAFNMPPELSAGMVLVGSVASGTASNVMIYLAKGDVALSVTISSVSTLVGVVATPLLTRLYVDAHIQVDVMGMLLSILQIVVIPIALGLVIHHLFPRVVKAVEPYLPAFSMVCILAIISAVVAGSAAHIASVGFVVIIAVILHNTIGLLGGYWGGRLFGFDESTCRTLAIEVGMQNSGLAAALGKIYFGPLAALPGALFSVWHNLSGSLLAGYWSGKPIDEQQSAVKEN; this comes from the coding sequence ATGCTCGCCACTCTCACCAGGCTGTTCCCGTTATGGGCGCTGCTGCTCTCTGCTATTGCGTATTACACGCCATCCACTTTTACGCCTGTCGGTCCGTGGGTGGCCACATTGTTGATGCTGATTATGTTCGGCATGGGCGTCCACCTGAAAGTGGATGATTTTAAACGTGTGCTCTCACGCCCGGCACCGGTTGCGGCGGGAATTTTCCTGCACTATCTGGTGATGCCGCTGGCGGCCTGGGTACTGGCGATGGCATTTAACATGCCGCCGGAACTCTCCGCCGGGATGGTGCTGGTCGGAAGCGTCGCCAGCGGCACGGCATCTAACGTCATGATCTATCTGGCGAAAGGCGATGTCGCACTCTCGGTAACGATCTCTTCCGTCTCCACTCTGGTGGGCGTGGTCGCCACACCACTGCTGACACGTCTGTATGTCGATGCGCACATTCAGGTGGATGTGATGGGGATGCTGCTCAGCATCCTGCAAATTGTGGTGATCCCAATTGCGCTGGGCCTGGTGATCCATCATCTTTTCCCGCGCGTTGTGAAGGCAGTTGAACCTTACCTGCCCGCGTTTTCGATGGTCTGCATTCTGGCGATCATCAGCGCAGTGGTTGCCGGTTCCGCCGCGCATATCGCGTCCGTCGGCTTCGTGGTGATTATCGCGGTGATCCTACACAACACCATCGGCCTGCTCGGCGGTTACTGGGGCGGGCGCTTGTTTGGCTTTGACGAGTCAACCTGCCGCACGCTGGCGATCGAGGTGGGAATGCAAAACTCCGGTCTCGCCGCCGCGCTGGGTAAAATCTACTTCGGCCCGCTCGCGGCCCTCCCCGGCGCACTGTTCTCGGTCTGGCACAACCTTTCCGGCTCTCTGCTGGCAGGGTACTGGTCCGGTAAACCGATTGATGAACAGCAGAGTGCTGTCAAAGAAAATTGA
- a CDS encoding nucleotidyltransferase domain-containing protein, with translation MTKNAVSAAMCERVMRQLKEIETRYGVRVLYACESGSRGWGFASPDSDYDVRFLYVHPPEWYLRVDAPRDVIELPIDDELDVCGWEWRKALGLLKGANPTLIEWLDSPVVYQQDDATVSALKAMIPRWFSPLRARWHYYSMARKNFRGYLQGETVRLKKYFYVLRPLLAVRWVEAGKGVPPMRFAELLAGSDLDAPLRQEIDELLVRKQRAGEAEYGPRRPLLHTFIHAELARGEIPPTLPDSREGDVKALDRLLYETVMS, from the coding sequence ATGACCAAAAATGCAGTGAGTGCCGCAATGTGCGAACGGGTCATGCGGCAGCTCAAAGAGATAGAAACCCGCTACGGCGTCAGGGTGCTGTATGCCTGCGAATCGGGGAGTCGTGGCTGGGGATTTGCCTCGCCGGATAGCGATTACGATGTGCGGTTTTTGTATGTTCATCCGCCGGAGTGGTATCTGCGGGTTGATGCGCCGCGTGACGTGATCGAGCTGCCAATCGACGATGAGCTGGATGTGTGCGGCTGGGAGTGGCGTAAAGCGCTGGGTCTGCTGAAGGGCGCTAACCCAACGCTGATCGAGTGGCTGGATTCCCCGGTGGTTTATCAGCAGGATGATGCTACGGTCAGTGCGCTTAAAGCGATGATACCGCGGTGGTTCTCTCCGCTTCGTGCGCGCTGGCACTACTACTCGATGGCGCGAAAAAACTTTCGTGGCTACTTGCAGGGGGAAACGGTGCGTCTGAAAAAGTACTTCTACGTCCTGCGTCCGCTGTTGGCGGTGCGTTGGGTTGAAGCAGGAAAAGGCGTTCCGCCCATGCGGTTTGCCGAACTGCTGGCGGGAAGCGATCTGGATGCGCCGTTACGTCAGGAAATAGATGAACTGCTGGTGCGCAAACAGCGGGCTGGGGAGGCGGAGTATGGTCCGCGTCGTCCGCTGCTACATACGTTTATCCACGCCGAACTGGCGCGAGGCGAAATCCCGCCAACGTTACCGGATAGCCGCGAAGGCGACGTGAAGGCACTGGATCGACTGCTTTACGAGACGGTGATGTCATGA
- the rtcR gene encoding RNA repair transcriptional activator RtcR: protein MKKRRVVIGVLGTVLDKRGKRANRLKKWRPTVGLCQQPDFPIDRLELIHQPRDAGMCQQLAEDISLLSPHTEVRPHAIPITDPWDFEEVYAAFLDFATHYTFDTENEEYLVHITTGTHVAQICWFLLTEARYLPASLLQTGPAPKGAPQEDVAAGTCSVIDLDLSRYATLTSRFQREQQQSISFLKGGIETRNATFNKLIDRIERVALRSGDPILLTGPTGAGKSFLAKRIFQLRQSRHLVGGKLVAVNCATLRGDNAMSTLFGHVKGAFTGALSSRTGLLREADGGVLFLDEIAELGLDEQAMLLKAIEEKTFFPFGSDKEVYSDFQLIAGTHRDMPQWVAEGRFREDLYARINMWRFALPGLAQRREDIAPNVEYELQRFSRSRQNQIRFDKEARERYLAFACSPQAQWRGNFRELSSSVARMATLAEQGRITQALVDEEMALLQESWGEAPSQPELEMELDLFDRRQLETVLEVCRRSASLSEAGRELFAVSRQKKANPNDADRLRKYLARFGLSWENLKVRT, encoded by the coding sequence ATGAAAAAGCGACGGGTGGTGATTGGTGTACTGGGCACGGTGCTGGATAAACGCGGCAAACGGGCAAACCGGTTAAAGAAATGGCGGCCCACGGTCGGACTGTGCCAACAGCCGGATTTCCCGATCGATCGGCTGGAGCTTATCCACCAGCCACGCGATGCCGGGATGTGTCAGCAGTTAGCGGAAGATATTAGCCTGCTCTCTCCACATACTGAGGTTCGTCCACATGCCATCCCCATTACCGATCCCTGGGATTTCGAAGAGGTCTACGCCGCGTTCCTCGACTTTGCCACTCATTACACCTTCGATACCGAGAATGAAGAGTATCTGGTGCACATCACTACCGGCACTCATGTGGCGCAAATTTGCTGGTTCCTGCTGACGGAAGCCCGCTATCTGCCCGCCAGCCTTCTGCAAACCGGACCCGCACCGAAGGGCGCTCCGCAGGAGGATGTTGCCGCTGGCACCTGCTCAGTGATCGATCTTGATTTAAGCCGCTATGCCACACTCACCAGTCGCTTTCAGCGTGAGCAGCAGCAATCAATCTCCTTCCTCAAAGGCGGTATCGAGACGCGCAATGCCACGTTCAATAAACTGATTGACCGTATTGAGCGCGTTGCCTTGCGCTCTGGCGATCCTATCCTGCTCACCGGCCCCACCGGTGCGGGGAAATCCTTCCTCGCAAAACGGATTTTTCAGCTTCGTCAGTCACGGCATCTGGTGGGTGGAAAACTGGTGGCAGTGAACTGCGCGACGCTGCGCGGCGATAACGCCATGTCGACGCTGTTTGGTCATGTGAAAGGTGCGTTTACGGGCGCACTGTCGTCACGAACGGGACTGTTACGTGAAGCCGACGGCGGGGTGCTGTTTCTGGATGAGATCGCGGAACTGGGGCTGGATGAACAGGCCATGCTACTGAAAGCGATCGAGGAGAAAACCTTCTTCCCGTTTGGCTCAGATAAAGAGGTGTACAGCGATTTCCAGTTGATAGCCGGAACCCATCGCGATATGCCGCAGTGGGTCGCCGAAGGGCGTTTTCGCGAAGATCTCTACGCACGGATAAACATGTGGCGCTTTGCCCTGCCCGGCCTTGCACAGCGGCGTGAAGACATCGCCCCTAACGTGGAGTATGAGCTGCAACGCTTCTCCCGCAGCCGACAGAATCAGATTCGTTTTGATAAGGAGGCGCGTGAACGCTATCTGGCGTTTGCCTGTTCACCTCAGGCGCAGTGGCGCGGCAATTTCCGCGAACTGAGTTCCTCCGTCGCGCGAATGGCGACGCTGGCCGAGCAAGGACGTATCACGCAGGCCCTTGTCGACGAAGAGATGGCGCTTTTGCAGGAGAGCTGGGGAGAGGCGCCGTCGCAACCGGAACTGGAGATGGAACTCGACCTCTTTGACCGCCGCCAACTGGAAACCGTGCTTGAGGTCTGTCGCCGCAGCGCATCGTTGTCCGAAGCCGGACGTGAACTCTTCGCCGTCTCACGACAAAAGAAAGCCAATCCCAACGATGCCGACCGTCTGCGTAAGTACCTGGCTCGGTTTGGTCTGAGCTGGGAAAATCTCAAAGTCAGAACATAA
- a CDS encoding PTS sugar transporter gives MKKIAIIGSSGGNLYNLGGAEPEKLLQEIYQQCEAAGVTVAAVQFIAAEASMDVAKPDTPAAVYALTTENNTKPQRIFQGKLSEVNASVVESDRQIAGMIRRGEIDGIVVMSADPVKANQAVFDAAVEMKTPIVGTGGTSMALVAAKGANVVATSGTTGTTSRTRAVSFVASLCKYWGIKYKPQLGSASPAQGGSGKSLLKRFNIRSIMIPALPGFIAMAIVLALSHIPGLEKLNDIFEILLKGLPVLVAVLAAKQISELDEVSIVAGVVAGVLSVEGGLIGGIIGGLMAGIFVRWLFELCLNWRFPMTTVNIVAGGISGLTAGLIMHYLLSPLALSAGNYIKLAIESTLAFSPILAGLLAGLVIWPAILGGVYHAVILPLVLLEMEKSGVSFLGAVDMVGLVMVAAGINLANVIAPREKSEAAVATPGLLINLGFGTFVESAYPFMFANKIVFGSAIFWAGMGGMMLGFFNVKGVAYVPAFASPFLSSNALQMAIVMVTVMAMTCITTIIANRFKAVVQSESVASAR, from the coding sequence ATGAAAAAAATTGCGATTATTGGAAGCAGTGGAGGCAACCTCTACAACCTGGGTGGCGCTGAGCCAGAGAAGTTACTCCAGGAGATTTATCAGCAGTGTGAAGCCGCGGGTGTCACCGTCGCTGCCGTGCAGTTCATTGCAGCAGAGGCGTCGATGGATGTCGCCAAACCTGACACCCCAGCAGCCGTCTATGCCTTAACCACAGAAAACAACACAAAACCACAACGTATCTTCCAGGGTAAACTCTCCGAGGTGAATGCCTCCGTCGTCGAGAGCGATCGCCAGATAGCCGGGATGATCCGTCGCGGTGAGATCGACGGGATCGTAGTGATGAGCGCCGATCCGGTAAAAGCTAACCAGGCCGTTTTTGATGCCGCCGTAGAAATGAAAACCCCGATTGTCGGCACCGGCGGCACCTCGATGGCGCTGGTCGCCGCAAAGGGCGCCAATGTGGTCGCCACCTCAGGCACCACGGGGACCACCAGCCGCACTCGCGCGGTCTCTTTCGTCGCCTCGCTGTGTAAATACTGGGGTATCAAATACAAACCCCAGTTGGGCAGCGCGTCGCCTGCACAAGGCGGTTCCGGAAAGAGTCTGCTTAAGCGCTTTAACATCCGCAGCATCATGATCCCGGCGCTGCCAGGCTTTATCGCGATGGCGATCGTACTCGCCCTGAGCCACATCCCCGGACTGGAAAAACTCAACGATATCTTTGAAATCCTGCTGAAGGGTCTGCCGGTGCTGGTTGCCGTGCTGGCGGCAAAACAGATCTCCGAACTCGATGAAGTCTCCATTGTGGCCGGGGTCGTCGCCGGGGTGCTTTCCGTTGAAGGCGGCCTGATCGGGGGGATTATCGGCGGTCTGATGGCCGGGATTTTTGTGCGCTGGTTGTTTGAGCTGTGCCTGAACTGGCGTTTCCCGATGACCACCGTCAACATCGTTGCCGGCGGGATTTCGGGTCTGACTGCTGGCCTGATCATGCATTATCTGCTGAGTCCCCTGGCGCTCTCCGCCGGTAACTACATCAAGCTGGCTATCGAAAGCACGCTGGCATTCAGTCCGATTCTTGCCGGGCTGCTGGCCGGTCTGGTGATCTGGCCCGCGATTCTGGGTGGTGTCTATCACGCGGTCATTCTACCGCTGGTGCTGCTGGAGATGGAGAAATCCGGCGTCAGCTTCCTCGGCGCTGTGGATATGGTGGGTCTGGTGATGGTTGCTGCCGGCATCAACCTGGCTAACGTCATCGCACCACGCGAAAAAAGCGAAGCGGCCGTCGCCACACCGGGCCTGCTTATCAACCTGGGCTTCGGAACGTTTGTGGAATCCGCCTACCCCTTCATGTTCGCCAACAAAATCGTCTTTGGTTCCGCCATCTTTTGGGCCGGAATGGGCGGCATGATGCTCGGCTTCTTTAACGTCAAAGGGGTGGCCTACGTCCCGGCGTTCGCCTCACCGTTCTTATCCAGCAACGCATTACAGATGGCGATTGTGATGGTCACTGTCATGGCAATGACCTGTATCACCACCATCATTGCGAACCGTTTTAAGGCTGTCGTACAGAGTGAATCTGTGGCGTCTGCCCGTTAA
- a CDS encoding slipin family protein, whose translation MTKKITIRKGQLGLLAKNGDYYQVLEAGEHRLPWFNTPEVLVVNLDGSEVPEALANYLRRFQPDWVTRYALAVDLNDSEAGALYMNEVLQEILPPSTRCLYWRADEALKLVRMDTRQVQVPAEVMNAVLQPRRSGAVKGREAMLTVQVPAWHAGVLKIDGETQALLPPGLTAYWKVNHLVDAEVVDTRLQVLEVGGQEILTKDKVNLRLNLAANWRYRDVLLAFAQLTKPLDHLYRELQFALREAVGTRTLDELLEDKQVIDEVVSAQVKDRMTPYGIDVASLGVKDIVLPGDMKTILSRLVEAEKSAQANVIRRREETAATRSLLNTAKVMENNPVALRLKELETLERVAERIDKISVFGGLDQVLHGLVNIKG comes from the coding sequence ATGACGAAGAAAATCACTATTCGTAAAGGACAATTAGGTCTGTTAGCCAAAAACGGCGACTACTATCAGGTTCTGGAGGCGGGTGAACACCGTCTGCCGTGGTTCAACACGCCAGAGGTGCTGGTGGTTAATCTGGACGGCAGCGAAGTGCCGGAAGCGCTGGCGAATTATTTACGCCGCTTTCAGCCAGACTGGGTAACACGTTATGCCCTGGCCGTTGATCTTAACGACAGCGAAGCGGGCGCGTTATACATGAATGAGGTGTTGCAGGAGATCCTGCCTCCGTCAACGCGCTGTTTGTACTGGCGGGCCGACGAGGCGTTGAAACTGGTACGGATGGATACGCGTCAGGTTCAGGTGCCTGCTGAGGTGATGAATGCGGTTCTGCAACCGCGACGTAGCGGCGCGGTAAAAGGTCGTGAAGCGATGCTTACCGTACAGGTGCCTGCCTGGCACGCCGGAGTGTTGAAAATTGATGGCGAGACGCAGGCACTGCTGCCGCCGGGTCTGACGGCGTACTGGAAAGTGAATCATCTGGTTGACGCCGAAGTGGTGGATACCCGTTTGCAGGTGCTGGAAGTAGGCGGTCAGGAAATTTTGACCAAAGATAAGGTCAACCTGCGCCTGAATCTGGCAGCGAACTGGCGTTACCGCGATGTGTTGCTGGCGTTTGCACAGCTCACTAAACCGCTCGATCATCTGTACCGCGAACTGCAGTTTGCGCTGCGGGAGGCCGTCGGGACGCGCACGCTTGATGAGCTGCTGGAAGATAAACAGGTAATTGATGAGGTGGTCAGCGCACAGGTGAAAGACCGGATGACACCGTATGGCATCGACGTGGCGTCGCTGGGTGTGAAGGACATTGTGTTGCCGGGGGATATGAAAACGATTCTGTCCCGTCTGGTTGAAGCGGAAAAATCGGCGCAGGCCAACGTGATCCGCCGTCGTGAAGAAACGGCAGCGACGCGCTCGTTGTTGAATACGGCGAAAGTGATGGAAAACAACCCGGTGGCTTTGCGTTTAAAAGAGCTGGAAACCCTCGAAAGAGTGGCAGAGCGTATCGATAAAATCTCGGTATTCGGTGGCCTGGACCAGGTTCTGCACGGCTTAGTGAACATTAAAGGATAA